A section of the Pseudomonas sp. Q1-7 genome encodes:
- a CDS encoding S-methyl-5'-thioinosine phosphorylase, whose amino-acid sequence MTVYAIIGGTGLTQLDGLSMKALLNPETPYGAPSAGIVHGEYAGHDVLFLARHGHPHRIAPHQVNYRANLWALKHAGAQAVIAVNAVGGIHPAMGSGHLVVPHQVIDYTHGRAGTFFEGGLDHVTHIDFSHPYDEALRSKLLAALNACDYPHSDFGVYGCTQGPRLETVAEIVRLERDGCDIVGMTGMPEAALARELGLPYACLSLVVNPAAGKSEGIITMDEIEAALAEGIGKVRNVLAHLMKG is encoded by the coding sequence ATGACCGTCTACGCCATCATTGGTGGTACAGGCCTGACCCAGCTCGATGGCCTGAGCATGAAAGCCCTGCTCAACCCTGAGACGCCCTACGGCGCGCCGTCGGCCGGCATCGTCCACGGCGAATACGCTGGGCACGATGTGCTGTTCCTGGCCCGCCACGGCCACCCCCACCGGATCGCGCCACATCAGGTGAACTACCGTGCCAACCTCTGGGCCCTCAAGCACGCTGGTGCTCAGGCGGTGATCGCGGTGAATGCCGTGGGAGGCATCCATCCAGCCATGGGCAGCGGCCACCTGGTGGTACCGCATCAGGTGATCGACTACACCCACGGGCGCGCCGGTACCTTCTTCGAAGGGGGGCTGGACCACGTTACCCATATCGATTTCAGTCATCCTTATGACGAAGCGCTGCGCAGCAAGCTACTGGCGGCCTTGAACGCCTGCGACTATCCGCACAGCGATTTCGGCGTCTACGGCTGCACCCAGGGGCCGCGCCTGGAAACCGTGGCGGAGATCGTCCGTCTGGAGCGCGATGGCTGCGACATCGTTGGCATGACCGGCATGCCGGAGGCAGCCTTGGCGCGTGAGCTGGGCCTGCCATATGCCTGTCTGTCGCTGGTGGTCAACCCGGCGGCCGGCAAATCCGAAGGCATCATCACCATGGACGAGATTGAGGCTGCATTGGCTGAGGGCATCGGCAAGGTGCGCAATGTCCTGGCTCATCTGATGAAGGGCTGA
- the fadB gene encoding fatty acid oxidation complex subunit alpha FadB — translation MIYEGKAITVKALEGGIVELKFDLKGESVNKFNRLTLNELRDAVAAIKADASVKGVVVSSGKDVFIVGADITEFVDNFKLPDEELVAGNLEANKIFSAFEDLEVPTVVAINGIALGGGLEMCLAADYRVMSSTAKVGLPEVKLGIYPGFGGTVRLPRIIGTDNAIEWIASGKENRAEDALKVGAVDAVVAPELLQAGALDLVKRAISGELDFKAKRQPKLEKLKLNAIEQMMAFETAKGFVAGQAGPNYPAPVEAIKTIQKAANFGRDKALEVEAAGFVKLAKTSVATSLIGLFLNDQELKKKAKQHDEIARDVKLAAVLGAGIMGGGIAYQSASKGTPILMKDIREEGIQMGLKEASKLLGKRVEKGRMKPEKMAEALNAIRPTMSYGDFVNVDIVVEAVVENPKVKHAVLAEVEGHVREDAIIASNTSTISISYLAQALKRPENFVGMHFFNPVHMMPLVEVIRGEKSSEVAVATTVAYAKKMGKNPIVVNDCPGFLVNRVLFPYFGGFAKLLEFGVDFVRIDKIMEKFGWPMGPAYLSDVVGIDTGHHGRDVMAEGFPDRMAVEGKTAVDVMYEANRLGQKNGKGFYAYETDKRGKPKKVSDPVAYEVLKPIVKEQRELTDEDIINFMMIPLCLETVRCLEDGIVSSAAEADMGLIYGIGFPPFRGGALRYIDSVGVAEFVAIADKYADQGALYHPTAKLREMAKNGQKFFG, via the coding sequence CTGCGTGATGCAGTCGCAGCCATCAAGGCCGACGCTTCGGTCAAGGGTGTGGTCGTGAGCAGCGGCAAGGACGTCTTCATCGTCGGCGCCGACATCACCGAATTCGTCGATAACTTCAAACTGCCCGACGAAGAGCTGGTGGCCGGCAACCTCGAAGCCAACAAGATCTTCAGCGCTTTCGAAGACCTCGAAGTTCCCACCGTTGTCGCTATCAACGGCATCGCCCTGGGCGGCGGCCTGGAAATGTGCCTGGCTGCCGATTACCGCGTGATGAGCAGCACGGCCAAGGTCGGTCTGCCGGAAGTCAAGCTGGGCATCTACCCGGGCTTCGGCGGTACCGTGCGTCTTCCGCGCATCATCGGTACCGACAACGCCATCGAGTGGATTGCTTCGGGCAAGGAAAACCGTGCCGAGGACGCCCTGAAAGTCGGCGCCGTCGACGCCGTGGTCGCTCCCGAGCTGCTGCAGGCCGGTGCTCTGGACCTGGTCAAGCGCGCCATCTCCGGCGAGCTGGACTTCAAGGCCAAGCGTCAGCCCAAGCTGGAAAAGCTCAAACTCAACGCCATCGAGCAGATGATGGCCTTCGAAACCGCCAAGGGCTTCGTCGCCGGCCAGGCCGGTCCGAACTACCCGGCTCCGGTAGAGGCCATCAAGACCATCCAGAAGGCTGCCAACTTTGGCCGCGACAAGGCGCTGGAAGTCGAGGCCGCCGGATTCGTGAAGCTGGCCAAGACTTCGGTCGCTACCAGCCTGATCGGTTTGTTCCTGAATGACCAGGAGCTGAAGAAGAAAGCCAAGCAGCACGACGAAATCGCCCGCGACGTGAAACTGGCCGCCGTGCTCGGCGCCGGCATCATGGGGGGCGGCATCGCCTATCAGTCCGCCTCCAAGGGCACTCCGATCCTGATGAAGGATATCCGTGAAGAGGGTATCCAGATGGGGCTGAAGGAAGCTTCGAAACTGCTTGGAAAGCGCGTCGAGAAAGGTCGCATGAAGCCTGAGAAGATGGCTGAAGCCCTGAATGCGATCCGCCCGACTATGTCCTACGGCGATTTCGTCAACGTCGATATCGTGGTCGAAGCCGTCGTCGAGAACCCGAAGGTCAAGCACGCCGTGCTGGCCGAAGTGGAAGGACACGTTCGCGAAGACGCCATCATCGCCTCCAACACCTCCACGATCTCCATCAGCTACCTGGCCCAGGCCCTGAAGCGTCCGGAGAATTTCGTCGGCATGCACTTCTTCAACCCCGTGCACATGATGCCGCTGGTGGAAGTGATCCGTGGCGAGAAGTCCAGCGAAGTGGCCGTGGCCACCACCGTTGCCTACGCCAAGAAGATGGGCAAGAACCCCATCGTGGTAAACGACTGCCCCGGCTTCCTGGTCAACCGCGTGCTGTTCCCGTACTTCGGTGGCTTCGCCAAGCTGCTGGAATTCGGCGTGGACTTTGTCCGTATCGACAAGATCATGGAGAAGTTCGGCTGGCCCATGGGACCGGCCTACCTGTCCGACGTGGTCGGTATCGACACCGGCCACCACGGCCGTGACGTGATGGCCGAAGGCTTCCCGGATCGCATGGCCGTGGAAGGCAAGACCGCCGTCGACGTGATGTACGAGGCCAACCGCCTGGGTCAGAAGAACGGCAAGGGCTTCTACGCCTACGAGACCGACAAGCGCGGCAAGCCGAAGAAGGTATCCGATCCGGTCGCCTACGAAGTGCTGAAGCCCATCGTCAAGGAGCAGCGTGAGCTGACCGACGAGGACATCATCAACTTCATGATGATCCCGCTGTGCCTGGAAACCGTGCGCTGCCTGGAAGACGGCATTGTCTCGTCCGCTGCCGAGGCCGACATGGGCCTGATCTACGGCATTGGCTTCCCGCCCTTCCGCGGTGGTGCGCTGCGCTACATCGATAGCGTCGGTGTGGCCGAGTTCGTGGCTATTGCCGACAAGTACGCCGACCAGGGCGCGCTGTACCACCCGACCGCCAAGCTTCGCGAAATGGCCAAGAACGGCCAGAAGTTTTTCGGCTAA
- a CDS encoding DUF6586 family protein: protein MAHELYTRTNQKLFFAGLSLESWRKAEEGRAMNAQALAQSEREASLFHLYGALLGLCHEIAGYYRLPEASAPRVELLLTPEVLAAAPSPELAELVELAQQGETWLAELLAAYGALFMPPQAPKQAKVDPTLPLITAVSVEEEVEPLSREVLESWRQNLKSLALRFRETLSEC from the coding sequence ATGGCCCATGAGCTGTATACCCGCACCAACCAGAAACTCTTCTTCGCCGGCCTGTCACTGGAGTCCTGGCGCAAGGCGGAAGAGGGCAGGGCGATGAATGCCCAGGCGCTGGCGCAATCCGAGCGCGAGGCGTCGCTGTTCCATCTTTATGGTGCGCTGCTCGGTCTGTGCCATGAGATCGCCGGTTACTACCGCCTTCCCGAGGCGAGCGCACCACGCGTCGAGTTGTTGCTGACACCTGAGGTGCTGGCGGCGGCACCGAGTCCGGAGCTGGCCGAGTTGGTCGAGCTGGCACAGCAGGGGGAGACCTGGCTGGCCGAGCTGCTGGCTGCATACGGTGCCTTGTTCATGCCGCCCCAGGCGCCGAAGCAGGCCAAGGTCGATCCGACCTTGCCGCTGATCACCGCCGTCAGCGTGGAAGAGGAGGTGGAGCCGTTGTCGCGGGAGGTCCTGGAGTCCTGGCGGCAGAATCTGAAATCCCTGGCCTTGCGCTTCCGCGAAACCCTCAGCGAATGCTGA
- the sulA gene encoding SOS-induced cell division inhibitor SulA produces MQFPQSLGRSQLPLFHDAILANPVVPMLTDVVEEPGPEEPEAFSELSLRGATSHCRNLLASVLRELSEEQDARWLTLIGAPAGLTRDWLRESGLNRERILLLQPRGEQSALELACEALRLGRSHTVVSWLQLGQKAKRQLAQAARQGSAQSLNIQLG; encoded by the coding sequence ATGCAGTTCCCGCAGTCGCTTGGCCGGTCACAGCTCCCCCTGTTCCACGACGCCATCCTGGCCAATCCCGTAGTGCCGATGCTGACCGATGTCGTGGAAGAACCCGGCCCAGAGGAACCGGAAGCCTTCAGCGAGCTCTCGCTGCGCGGTGCCACCAGCCACTGCCGGAACTTGCTGGCCTCGGTGCTGCGGGAACTGAGCGAAGAACAGGATGCCCGCTGGCTGACTTTGATTGGCGCCCCTGCAGGCCTGACCCGCGACTGGCTGCGCGAATCCGGCCTCAACCGCGAGCGCATCCTGCTCCTGCAACCGCGCGGCGAGCAGAGCGCACTGGAACTCGCATGCGAAGCGTTGCGCCTGGGCCGCAGTCATACGGTGGTCAGTTGGCTGCAACTGGGACAAAAAGCCAAACGCCAACTGGCACAAGCCGCACGCCAGGGCAGCGCCCAGAGCCTGAACATTCAACTGGGCTGA
- a CDS encoding DUF1653 domain-containing protein, whose translation MSLQPGLYRHYKGQQYRVIGVARHSETEEALVVYQALYGEYGLWVRPLSMFTETVQVDGEQIARFALVSAEPDPFPRP comes from the coding sequence ATGAGCCTGCAACCGGGTCTCTATCGTCACTACAAGGGGCAGCAATACCGGGTCATCGGTGTTGCCCGGCATTCCGAAACGGAAGAGGCGCTGGTGGTCTACCAGGCCCTCTACGGCGAATACGGCCTGTGGGTGCGGCCGCTCAGCATGTTCACCGAAACGGTTCAGGTGGATGGTGAGCAGATCGCGCGCTTCGCTCTGGTGAGCGCCGAGCCTGACCCCTTCCCACGCCCCTGA
- a CDS encoding TetR/AcrR family transcriptional regulator: MAQSETVERILDAAEQLFAEKGFAETSLRLITSKAGVNLAAVNYHFGSKKALIQAVFSRFLGPFCQSLERELDRRQAKAESKASLEELLEMLVEQALAVKPRSGNDLSIFMRLLGLAFSQSQGHLRKYLEEVYGKVFRRYMLLVNESAPKVPPLELFWRVHFMLGAAAFSMSGIKALRAMAENDFGVNTSIEQVMRLMVPFLAAGMRAETGVTDETLAAAVLKPRSKAPVAPAKA, from the coding sequence ATGGCCCAGTCGGAAACCGTTGAACGCATTCTGGATGCTGCGGAACAGCTGTTCGCGGAAAAAGGCTTCGCCGAGACCTCGTTGCGCCTGATCACCAGCAAGGCAGGAGTCAACCTGGCTGCGGTGAACTATCACTTCGGCTCGAAGAAGGCGCTGATCCAGGCCGTGTTCTCGCGCTTTCTCGGTCCGTTCTGCCAGAGCCTGGAGCGCGAACTGGACCGTCGCCAAGCCAAGGCCGAGAGCAAGGCCAGCCTCGAAGAACTGCTGGAAATGCTCGTCGAGCAGGCCCTGGCGGTAAAACCGCGTAGCGGCAATGACCTGTCGATCTTCATGCGTCTGCTCGGACTTGCATTCAGTCAGAGCCAGGGCCACTTGCGCAAGTACCTGGAAGAGGTTTACGGCAAGGTTTTCCGTCGTTATATGCTGCTGGTCAACGAGTCGGCGCCCAAGGTGCCGCCTCTGGAGCTGTTTTGGCGCGTACATTTCATGCTCGGCGCGGCGGCTTTCAGCATGTCGGGCATCAAGGCGCTGCGCGCCATGGCGGAGAATGATTTCGGCGTGAACACCTCCATCGAGCAGGTGATGCGCCTGATGGTGCCTTTCCTGGCGGCCGGTATGCGCGCTGAAACCGGCGTCACCGACGAGACGCTGGCCGCTGCGGTGCTGAAACCTCGCAGCAAGGCCCCGGTGGCACCAGCCAAGGCTTAA
- a CDS encoding L,D-transpeptidase, whose protein sequence is MQNLDLLHISIADQQLYGFAEGRLVLRMPVSTALNGPGETNGSNCTPRGLHQVRARIGDGLPLGAVLRGRRWTGEVWDPELHERFPGRDWILSRILWLSGCEPGRNRLGAVDSFRRYIYLHGTPDTEPMGVPRSHGCIRLRNTDVLELFERVPVHCAVRIDEAPCPAWAMASLS, encoded by the coding sequence ATGCAAAACCTCGATCTGCTGCATATTTCCATTGCCGACCAACAGCTCTACGGGTTCGCCGAAGGGCGTCTGGTGCTGCGCATGCCGGTTTCCACCGCCCTGAACGGTCCCGGCGAAACCAATGGTTCCAATTGCACGCCCCGTGGGCTGCATCAGGTTCGTGCGCGAATTGGTGACGGCCTGCCCCTAGGGGCGGTACTGCGTGGCCGGCGCTGGACTGGTGAAGTCTGGGATCCCGAGTTGCACGAGCGCTTCCCGGGGCGCGACTGGATCCTCAGTCGCATCCTCTGGCTGAGCGGCTGCGAACCCGGCCGCAATCGCCTTGGGGCGGTCGACAGCTTCCGTCGCTACATCTACTTGCACGGCACGCCGGACACCGAGCCCATGGGCGTACCCCGTTCCCATGGGTGCATTCGTCTGCGCAATACCGATGTGCTGGAACTCTTCGAGCGCGTGCCCGTCCACTGTGCGGTGCGCATCGACGAAGCGCCTTGCCCGGCTTGGGCGATGGCATCCCTCTCTTAA
- the lexA gene encoding transcriptional repressor LexA — protein sequence MLKLTPRQAEILAFIKRCLEDNGFPPTRAEIAQELGFKSPNAAEEHLKALARKGAIEMTPGASRGIRIPGFEPGNNEDDGLPVIGRVAAGAPILAQQNIEESCRINPDFFHPRADYLLRVRGMSMKDIGIYDGDLLAVHSTREARNGQVVVARLGDEVTVKRFKREGDKVWLIAENPEFAPIEVSLEKQDLVIEGLSVGVIRR from the coding sequence ATGCTGAAACTGACGCCCCGCCAAGCCGAGATTCTCGCATTCATCAAGCGCTGCCTTGAAGACAACGGGTTTCCTCCGACCCGGGCAGAAATTGCCCAGGAACTTGGCTTCAAGTCGCCCAACGCCGCCGAAGAGCACCTCAAGGCCCTGGCTCGCAAGGGCGCCATCGAAATGACGCCCGGCGCCTCCCGTGGCATCCGCATTCCCGGTTTCGAACCCGGGAACAATGAAGACGACGGCCTGCCGGTGATTGGCCGGGTCGCCGCCGGCGCGCCCATTCTCGCCCAGCAGAACATCGAAGAATCCTGCCGAATAAACCCCGACTTCTTCCACCCCCGCGCCGACTACCTGCTGCGCGTTCGCGGCATGTCCATGAAGGACATCGGTATCTACGATGGCGACCTGCTCGCCGTGCACAGTACCCGCGAGGCCCGCAATGGCCAAGTGGTAGTAGCTCGCCTGGGCGATGAAGTCACCGTCAAGCGCTTCAAGCGCGAGGGCGACAAGGTCTGGCTGATTGCCGAGAACCCCGAGTTCGCCCCCATTGAGGTGAGCTTGGAAAAGCAGGACCTGGTGATAGAAGGTTTGAGTGTCGGCGTGATCCGCCGTTAA
- the topA gene encoding type I DNA topoisomerase, with the protein MGKSLVIVESPAKAKTINKYLGSQYVVKSSIGHIRDLPTSGSASAAKEPAKRGKTAAEAPALSAKEKAKRQLIARMGVDPEHGWKAKYEILPGKEKVIEELRRLAKDADTIYLATDLDREGEAIAWHLRESIGGDDSRYKRVVFNEITKKAIQEAFSQPGDLDINRVNAQQARRFLDRVVGYMVSPLLWQKIARGLSAGRVQSVAVKLVVEREREIRAFVPEEYWEVHADLGTAKDAKVRFEVARENGEAFKPLNEAQAMAALEKLKASSYTVAKREDKPTSSRPSAPFITSTLQQAASNRLGFGVKKTMMMAQRLYEAGYITYMRTDSTNLSADAISMVRGFIEGEFGQKYLPSKPNVYSSKEGAQEAHEAIRPSDVNLRPNQLSGMERDAERLYDLIWRQFVACQMPPAEYLSTSVSVNAGAFELRAKGRILKFDGYTRVLPQQTRPGEDDVLPEMREGELLKLLKLDPSQHFTKPPARYSEASLVKELEKRGIGRPSTYAAIISTIQERGYVTVHNRRFYAEKMGDIVTERLNESFANLMDYGFTAGMEEHLDDVAQGERDWKHLLDEFYGDFRKKLELAEGADKGMRANQPTLTDIPCRECARPMMIRTASTGVFLGCSGYSLPPKERCKATINLVPGDEIAADDEGESESRVLRSKHRCPICATAMDAYLLDETRKLHICGNNPDCSGYEIEQGQYRIKGYEGPSLECDKCGSEMQLKTGRFGKFFGCTNASCKNTRKLLKSGEAAPPKIDPIRMPELKCEKVDDIYVLRDGASGLFLAASQFPKNRETRAPLVQELIPHKDELDAKYHYLLDAPKKDPEGRPAVIRFSRKTKEQYVQTEVDGKPTGWRAFYDGGKWKVEDKR; encoded by the coding sequence ATGGGCAAATCGCTGGTCATCGTGGAATCCCCGGCCAAGGCCAAGACCATCAACAAGTACCTGGGCAGCCAGTACGTGGTGAAGTCGAGCATCGGCCATATCCGTGACCTCCCCACCAGCGGTTCCGCCAGTGCCGCCAAGGAGCCGGCCAAGCGGGGCAAGACCGCTGCCGAGGCTCCGGCGCTGTCCGCCAAGGAAAAGGCCAAGCGTCAGTTGATCGCGCGCATGGGCGTCGATCCCGAGCATGGCTGGAAGGCCAAGTACGAGATTCTGCCCGGCAAGGAAAAGGTGATCGAGGAACTGCGCCGCCTGGCCAAGGATGCCGACACCATCTATCTCGCAACCGACTTGGACCGCGAAGGGGAGGCCATCGCCTGGCACCTGCGGGAATCCATCGGGGGTGATGACAGCCGTTACAAGCGTGTGGTGTTCAACGAAATTACCAAGAAGGCCATCCAGGAAGCCTTCTCCCAGCCCGGCGACCTCGATATCAACCGCGTCAACGCTCAGCAGGCCCGTCGTTTCCTCGACCGTGTGGTGGGCTACATGGTTTCGCCGCTGCTGTGGCAGAAGATCGCCCGTGGCCTGTCCGCCGGGCGTGTACAGTCCGTGGCGGTCAAATTGGTGGTGGAGCGCGAGCGCGAGATCCGAGCCTTCGTGCCGGAAGAATATTGGGAAGTGCATGCCGACCTGGGAACGGCCAAGGACGCCAAGGTGCGTTTCGAGGTGGCTCGCGAGAACGGCGAAGCCTTCAAGCCGCTGAACGAAGCCCAGGCCATGGCAGCCCTGGAAAAGCTCAAGGCTTCCAGCTACACAGTGGCCAAGCGCGAGGATAAGCCGACATCCAGCCGTCCGTCCGCGCCCTTCATTACCTCTACCCTGCAGCAGGCCGCGAGCAATCGCCTGGGCTTCGGGGTGAAGAAGACCATGATGATGGCTCAGCGTCTCTACGAGGCCGGCTACATCACTTATATGCGTACCGACTCGACCAACCTCTCGGCCGACGCCATTTCCATGGTGCGCGGCTTCATCGAGGGCGAGTTTGGCCAGAAGTACCTGCCGTCCAAGCCCAATGTCTATTCCAGCAAGGAAGGTGCTCAGGAGGCTCACGAGGCGATTCGCCCGTCCGACGTCAACCTGCGCCCAAACCAACTGTCCGGCATGGAGCGTGATGCTGAGCGCCTGTACGACCTGATCTGGCGCCAGTTCGTGGCCTGCCAGATGCCGCCGGCCGAATACCTGTCCACCAGCGTCAGTGTCAACGCGGGCGCATTCGAGCTGCGCGCCAAGGGCCGCATCCTCAAGTTCGATGGCTACACCCGTGTTCTGCCGCAGCAGACCAGGCCGGGCGAAGACGACGTGCTGCCGGAAATGCGCGAAGGTGAACTGCTCAAGCTGCTCAAGCTCGACCCCAGCCAGCACTTCACCAAGCCGCCGGCTCGTTATTCCGAGGCCAGTCTGGTCAAGGAGCTGGAAAAGCGCGGCATCGGTCGCCCATCCACCTACGCGGCGATCATTTCCACCATTCAGGAGCGTGGCTACGTTACGGTGCACAACCGCCGTTTCTATGCGGAGAAGATGGGCGACATCGTCACCGAACGTCTGAATGAGAGCTTCGCCAACCTGATGGACTACGGCTTCACCGCCGGCATGGAAGAGCACCTGGACGATGTCGCCCAGGGTGAGCGGGACTGGAAACACCTGCTGGATGAGTTCTACGGTGACTTCAGAAAGAAGCTGGAGCTGGCTGAGGGTGCCGACAAGGGTATGCGTGCCAACCAGCCGACCCTGACTGATATCCCCTGCCGCGAATGCGCTCGTCCGATGATGATCCGTACCGCGTCCACCGGCGTGTTTCTCGGGTGCTCGGGCTATAGCCTGCCACCGAAAGAGCGATGCAAGGCCACCATCAATCTGGTGCCGGGTGACGAGATCGCTGCCGATGACGAGGGAGAGTCCGAGTCCCGCGTGTTACGCAGCAAACACCGCTGCCCCATCTGCGCCACCGCAATGGATGCTTACCTGCTGGACGAAACCCGCAAGCTGCACATTTGCGGCAACAACCCGGATTGTTCCGGCTACGAAATCGAGCAGGGCCAATACCGCATCAAAGGCTACGAAGGTCCGAGCCTGGAATGCGACAAGTGCGGGAGCGAGATGCAGCTCAAGACGGGCCGCTTCGGCAAGTTCTTCGGCTGTACCAACGCCAGCTGCAAGAACACCCGCAAGCTGCTGAAGAGTGGCGAGGCGGCGCCGCCGAAGATCGACCCGATTCGCATGCCCGAGCTGAAGTGCGAGAAGGTCGATGATATCTATGTATTGCGCGATGGCGCTTCCGGCCTGTTCCTGGCCGCCAGCCAGTTCCCGAAGAACCGCGAGACCCGCGCGCCGCTGGTGCAGGAACTGATTCCACACAAGGATGAGCTGGATGCCAAATACCACTACCTGCTCGATGCCCCGAAGAAGGACCCCGAAGGGCGTCCGGCTGTGATCCGCTTCAGCCGCAAGACCAAGGAGCAGTACGTGCAGACCGAGGTCGACGGCAAGCCCACTGGTTGGCGCGCCTTCTACGACGGCGGCAAGTGGAAGGTCGAGGACAAGCGCTGA
- the nagZ gene encoding beta-N-acetylhexosaminidase, with protein MQGSLMLDIGGTWLTAEDRQILRQPEVAGLIIFARNIESPRQVRELCSSIRAVRPDLILAVDQEGGRVQRLRQGFLRLPAMRALADNDNAEQLAEQCGWLMATEVLAVGLDISFAPVLDLDHQRSAVVGSRAFEGDPERAARLAGAFIRGLRQAGMAATGKHFPGHGWAEADSHVAIPTDERSLEQIRLSDLVPFARLASELDGMMPAHVIYPQVDNQPAGFSRRWLQDILRGELKFSGVIFSDDLSMAGAHVVGDAAERIEAALSAGCDMGLVCNDRAAAELALARLQRLGAKPPASLARMRRRAFPGTEYRQDPRWLQAVAALREAQLID; from the coding sequence ATGCAAGGTTCCCTGATGCTGGATATCGGTGGCACCTGGCTGACCGCCGAGGATCGGCAGATCCTCCGTCAGCCGGAAGTTGCCGGCTTGATCATCTTCGCCCGCAATATCGAGAGCCCGCGTCAGGTGCGCGAGCTCTGCTCATCCATCCGTGCCGTTCGTCCGGACCTGATTCTTGCCGTCGACCAGGAAGGTGGTCGCGTACAGCGCCTGCGCCAGGGGTTCCTGCGGCTGCCGGCGATGCGAGCGCTGGCGGACAACGACAATGCCGAGCAACTGGCCGAGCAGTGCGGCTGGTTGATGGCGACCGAAGTGCTGGCCGTGGGGCTGGATATCAGCTTCGCCCCGGTGCTGGACCTCGACCACCAGCGCAGCGCGGTGGTCGGTAGTCGCGCCTTCGAGGGCGACCCGGAGCGCGCAGCGCGCCTGGCCGGTGCCTTCATTCGTGGCCTGCGCCAGGCGGGCATGGCTGCCACCGGCAAGCACTTCCCTGGCCATGGTTGGGCGGAGGCCGATTCCCATGTGGCGATTCCCACCGACGAGCGCAGTCTGGAGCAGATCCGCCTGAGCGACCTGGTGCCCTTCGCGCGTCTGGCTTCCGAGCTGGACGGTATGATGCCGGCCCACGTGATATACCCGCAGGTGGACAATCAGCCGGCCGGGTTCTCCCGCCGTTGGCTGCAGGATATCCTGCGCGGCGAATTGAAATTCTCCGGTGTCATCTTCAGTGATGACCTGTCCATGGCCGGCGCCCATGTCGTTGGCGATGCCGCCGAACGTATCGAGGCGGCACTGAGCGCCGGTTGCGACATGGGATTGGTGTGTAACGACCGCGCCGCCGCCGAGCTGGCTCTCGCGCGTCTGCAGCGCCTGGGCGCCAAGCCCCCGGCCAGCCTGGCGAGGATGCGCCGGCGCGCCTTCCCCGGTACTGAGTACCGCCAGGATCCCCGCTGGCTGCAGGCCGTTGCAGCCCTGCGCGAAGCCCAGTTGATCGATTGA
- the fadA gene encoding acetyl-CoA C-acyltransferase FadA, which yields MSLNPRDAVIVDFGRTPMGRSKGGMHRNTRAEDMSAHLISKLLERNTKVDPAEVEDVIWGCVNQTLEQGWNIARMASLMTQIPHTSAGQTVSRLCGSSMSALHTAVQAIQTGNGDVFVVGGVEHMGHVGMMHGVDPNPHLSLYAAKASGMMGLTAEMLGKMHGISREAQDQFGVRSHQLAHKATVEGKFKDEIIPMQGYDENGFLKVFDFDETIRPETTLEGLASLKPAFNPKGGTVTAGTSSQITDGASCMIVMSAQRAQDLGIQPMAVVRAMAVAGVDPAIMGYGPVPSTKKALQRAGLTIDDIDFVELNEAFAAQALPVLKDLKLLDKMEQKVNLHGGAIALGHPFGCSGARISGTLLNVMKQNGGTLGVSTMCVGLGQGITTVFERV from the coding sequence ATGAGCCTGAATCCTAGAGATGCAGTCATTGTCGACTTCGGCCGCACCCCGATGGGTCGCTCCAAGGGTGGCATGCACCGCAACACCCGCGCCGAGGACATGTCGGCGCACCTGATCAGCAAGCTGCTGGAGCGCAACACCAAGGTCGATCCGGCGGAAGTCGAAGATGTGATCTGGGGCTGCGTGAACCAGACCCTGGAACAGGGGTGGAACATCGCGCGCATGGCCTCGCTGATGACCCAGATCCCTCACACCAGTGCCGGCCAGACCGTCAGCCGCCTGTGTGGTTCCTCCATGAGTGCCCTGCACACCGCCGTGCAGGCCATCCAGACCGGCAACGGCGACGTATTCGTGGTCGGTGGCGTGGAGCACATGGGCCACGTCGGCATGATGCATGGCGTGGATCCGAACCCGCACCTGTCCCTGTACGCCGCCAAGGCGTCCGGCATGATGGGCCTGACCGCCGAAATGCTCGGCAAGATGCATGGCATCAGCCGTGAGGCCCAGGACCAGTTCGGCGTGCGTTCGCACCAGTTGGCGCACAAGGCCACCGTCGAAGGCAAGTTCAAGGATGAAATCATCCCGATGCAGGGCTACGACGAGAACGGTTTCCTGAAGGTGTTCGACTTCGACGAAACCATTCGTCCGGAAACCACCCTGGAAGGCCTGGCTTCCCTGAAGCCGGCATTCAACCCCAAAGGCGGCACCGTGACCGCGGGTACTTCCTCGCAGATCACCGACGGCGCTTCCTGCATGATCGTGATGAGCGCCCAGCGGGCCCAGGACCTCGGCATCCAGCCGATGGCCGTGGTGCGTGCCATGGCGGTCGCCGGCGTTGACCCGGCAATCATGGGCTATGGTCCGGTGCCGTCCACCAAGAAGGCGCTGCAGCGTGCTGGCCTGACCATCGACGACATCGACTTCGTCGAGCTCAACGAAGCCTTTGCCGCCCAGGCCCTGCCGGTGCTGAAGGACCTCAAACTCCTCGACAAGATGGAGCAGAAGGTCAACCTTCACGGTGGCGCCATCGCTCTGGGTCACCCGTTCGGCTGCTCCGGTGCCCGTATCTCCGGCACCCTGCTGAACGTGATGAAGCAGAACGGCGGTACCCTGGGTGTGTCCACCATGTGCGTGGGCCTCGGCCAGGGCATCACCACCGTCTTCGAGCGCGTGTAA